The proteins below are encoded in one region of Aequorivita iocasae:
- a CDS encoding MATE family efflux transporter codes for MATQSIKSFFSLLREAIAGKEIDLTQASIKKAIFLLAVPMILEMSMESIFALVDIFYVSQVSTNAVATIGLTESVITLVYALAVGLSMAATAIVARRIGEKDPEGAKRVTVQVIFLGVLVSLIVGVIGIVFPKEILGLMGGDQSLIEEGYRYTQILIGGNCTIVLLFLINAVYRGAGNASMAMWTLILSNGINIILDPIFIFGWGPIPEYGVAGAAIATTIGRGTAVLFQLYILFYGSTRVRLALKDFVVNIGVMINLIRVSVGGIGQFIIGTSSWIFLMRIISEFGSEVLAGYTIAIRVIMFTMMPAWGLSNAAATLVGQNLGANQPERAETSVWKTAKYNAFFMVSVSVIYLLFAKTIVGWFSVDPEVLKYGALSLQIVTIAYFLFAYGMTVTMAFNGAGDTRTPTIINFFCFWVFQLPFAYFTALVLDWGPTGVFLAIALAESLIAIIAIIWFKKGKWKLIKV; via the coding sequence ATGGCAACACAATCCATAAAATCCTTTTTCAGTCTTTTAAGGGAGGCCATAGCAGGCAAGGAAATTGACCTTACGCAAGCAAGTATCAAAAAGGCCATCTTTCTGCTTGCCGTTCCAATGATTTTGGAAATGAGCATGGAGTCCATTTTTGCCTTGGTCGACATTTTTTATGTGTCCCAAGTAAGCACAAATGCCGTGGCTACAATTGGTTTGACAGAATCGGTCATTACACTTGTGTATGCCTTGGCCGTTGGTTTGAGTATGGCCGCTACCGCTATCGTAGCGAGAAGAATAGGTGAGAAAGACCCAGAAGGCGCAAAACGGGTGACGGTGCAAGTTATTTTCTTGGGAGTCCTGGTTTCTTTAATTGTTGGCGTGATAGGCATTGTGTTCCCGAAGGAAATTTTAGGCTTGATGGGAGGAGACCAATCCTTAATTGAGGAAGGGTATCGCTATACGCAAATCCTTATAGGTGGAAATTGCACTATTGTATTATTGTTTCTCATCAATGCGGTTTATAGGGGAGCTGGCAATGCCTCCATGGCCATGTGGACGCTCATTCTCTCTAACGGTATTAATATCATACTAGATCCAATTTTCATTTTTGGATGGGGCCCAATTCCCGAATATGGAGTTGCGGGTGCTGCAATTGCAACAACAATTGGTCGTGGGACTGCAGTGCTTTTTCAACTTTATATTTTATTCTATGGAAGTACTCGTGTCAGGTTGGCATTAAAGGATTTTGTGGTAAACATAGGGGTAATGATCAATCTAATTCGTGTTTCAGTTGGCGGAATTGGCCAGTTTATAATTGGCACTAGTAGTTGGATTTTCTTAATGCGCATTATCAGTGAATTTGGCAGCGAAGTGCTGGCCGGTTATACCATTGCAATACGGGTAATTATGTTTACAATGATGCCTGCTTGGGGTTTAAGCAATGCGGCTGCAACTTTGGTTGGCCAAAATTTAGGTGCCAATCAACCTGAACGCGCCGAAACTTCCGTCTGGAAAACCGCCAAGTACAACGCCTTTTTTATGGTTTCGGTTTCTGTAATTTACCTTTTGTTTGCAAAAACAATTGTTGGCTGGTTCAGTGTGGATCCCGAAGTTTTAAAATATGGAGCGCTTAGTTTACAAATTGTAACTATAGCATATTTTCTTTTTGCCTATGGAATGACGGTAACCATGGCTTTTAATGGCGCTGGCGATACTAGAACCCCAACAATCATTAATTTCTTCTGCTTTTGGGTTTTTCAGTTGCCTTTTGCTTATTTCACTGCGCTTGTTCTGGATTGGGGGCCGACTGGTGTCTTTCTGGCTATAGCCTTAGCGGAGTCTCTTATCGCAATTATTGCTATTATTTGGTTTAAAAAAGGGAAGTGGAAACTGATAAAGGTTTAG
- the ppk1 gene encoding polyphosphate kinase 1 yields MASLYNNKFYHRDLSWLRFNHRVLQEAADARNPLYERIKFLAIFSSNLDEFFRVRVSDIRQIKNIEKPLRKKLITKPNKVLKEIKAQVDIQQNEFGRIFNEEIIPQLASEGIHIIRHEDFSEEQQKIATEYYEESLKQITEISCNPCTETQSVFVKNERLYLAAQTAEDKFLMVEIPDTEPRFFVFPSENDKEFNITFIDDILKYNLQKEFSEERDSAFHSLKISRDAELYIEDEFSGNLMEKIKEALPKRDTGQATRVLIDPEMPEDFREILKKALDVNHTDVVLGGRYHNFKDFMQFPNPTQKKLSNEKLPPLPHPVLANCDSMFEAIDKKDQLLHYPYQSFKPVIKLMQEAANDPQVKTIKITIYRAADESDLNDAIALAAKNGKDVTVFIEVKARFDEHNNLKWGAIFRKNGARVIYSYPDIKVHSKILYMEREVGEKTKRYAYIATGNFNENTATLYTDFGLMTAHKKITKDLKKVFMVLERDMIVPKTKQLLVSPFTTRERFTALVEKEIALANSGKKGLIILKMNSLQDEGMIKELYKASNAGVEVRLLIRGMCSLVSGIEGQSENIYITSIVDRFLEHGRIYIFGNDGDEQVYIGSADWMTRNLTHRIEVVTPILDEDHQKTIRDIINLELNDNVKARIIDAEQKNEYVKNSENEVQSQLAIYDYFKSLTE; encoded by the coding sequence ATGGCATCACTCTACAACAATAAATTTTACCACCGCGACCTTTCGTGGCTTCGCTTTAATCACCGTGTTTTACAGGAAGCGGCAGACGCGCGCAATCCGCTTTACGAACGCATCAAATTTTTGGCAATATTTTCATCCAATCTGGATGAATTTTTCCGGGTTCGGGTTTCAGACATCCGACAAATAAAAAACATTGAAAAACCGCTTCGGAAAAAGTTGATCACCAAACCCAATAAGGTTTTAAAGGAAATCAAAGCGCAGGTAGATATTCAACAAAATGAATTCGGCAGAATTTTCAATGAAGAAATAATTCCGCAATTGGCTTCCGAGGGAATTCACATCATCCGTCACGAGGATTTTTCTGAAGAACAACAAAAAATTGCAACCGAATACTATGAGGAAAGTCTTAAACAGATTACCGAAATAAGTTGCAATCCCTGTACGGAAACGCAATCTGTATTTGTTAAAAACGAAAGGCTTTACTTGGCTGCCCAAACCGCGGAAGACAAATTTTTAATGGTGGAAATTCCGGATACAGAGCCACGTTTTTTTGTATTTCCTTCGGAAAACGATAAAGAGTTTAATATCACTTTTATTGATGACATTCTCAAATACAACCTTCAAAAAGAGTTTTCAGAAGAAAGGGATTCGGCATTCCATTCCCTTAAAATTTCCCGTGATGCTGAACTTTATATTGAAGATGAATTCTCCGGCAATTTGATGGAAAAAATAAAGGAAGCACTTCCCAAGCGTGATACTGGGCAGGCTACCCGGGTATTAATAGATCCCGAAATGCCAGAAGACTTTAGGGAAATATTGAAAAAAGCTTTAGATGTAAACCATACTGATGTAGTCTTGGGCGGTCGCTACCATAACTTTAAGGATTTTATGCAGTTTCCCAACCCAACACAGAAGAAACTATCCAACGAAAAGCTCCCACCGCTCCCCCATCCTGTTTTGGCAAACTGCGATTCTATGTTTGAAGCAATCGATAAAAAAGATCAATTGCTGCATTACCCATATCAAAGTTTTAAACCGGTAATCAAACTAATGCAGGAAGCGGCAAATGATCCACAAGTTAAAACCATAAAAATTACCATTTACCGTGCCGCGGACGAGTCTGATTTGAACGATGCCATTGCCCTAGCCGCCAAAAACGGAAAGGACGTAACGGTTTTTATAGAAGTGAAGGCGCGCTTTGACGAACACAACAATTTAAAATGGGGCGCAATTTTCAGAAAAAATGGTGCCCGTGTTATATATAGTTATCCAGATATAAAGGTGCATTCCAAAATACTCTATATGGAAAGGGAAGTAGGTGAAAAAACCAAACGCTACGCCTACATTGCCACTGGCAATTTCAACGAAAATACCGCTACCCTTTACACAGATTTTGGGTTGATGACCGCGCATAAGAAAATAACCAAAGACCTTAAAAAAGTATTCATGGTCTTGGAACGAGACATGATTGTACCTAAAACCAAACAATTATTGGTTTCGCCATTTACAACGCGGGAAAGGTTTACCGCACTTGTGGAAAAGGAAATTGCCCTTGCAAATTCGGGAAAAAAAGGCTTGATTATTTTAAAGATGAACAGCCTACAAGATGAGGGCATGATAAAAGAACTGTACAAAGCCAGTAATGCAGGGGTAGAAGTGCGATTATTAATACGCGGAATGTGTTCATTGGTTTCTGGAATTGAAGGCCAGAGTGAAAATATTTACATTACCAGTATTGTTGACCGTTTTCTGGAACACGGAAGAATCTATATTTTCGGAAACGATGGCGACGAACAAGTTTACATTGGTTCGGCAGATTGGATGACCCGCAACTTGACCCACCGCATTGAGGTAGTAACGCCCATACTGGATGAAGACCATCAAAAGACCATTCGGGACATTATAAATTTAGAGTTGAACGACAATGTAAAAGCCCGAATTATTGATGCCGAACAAAAGAATGAATATGTAAAAAATTCAGAAAATGAAGTGCAGTCGCAACTTGCTATTTATGATTACTTTAAAAGCCTTACTGAATAA
- a CDS encoding inorganic diphosphatase — protein sequence MKKTFDVLIEIPKGSRNKYEYDFKLKKIRFDRMLFSSMMYPADYGFIPETLALDGDPLDVLVMGGEPTFPMCVVEVKPIGVFHMADEKGPDEKVICVPVSDPIWSRLNDLSDMNQHTLKEIEHFFQVYKDLEKKRVDVGGWGDAAEAIEIYNLCVKRYKETPEVQGHFSI from the coding sequence ATGAAAAAGACTTTTGACGTACTGATAGAAATTCCCAAAGGCAGCCGCAACAAATACGAATACGACTTCAAATTGAAGAAAATCCGTTTTGATAGGATGCTTTTCAGCAGTATGATGTATCCAGCAGATTATGGTTTTATCCCTGAAACTTTGGCACTTGACGGCGATCCGCTGGATGTTTTGGTAATGGGTGGCGAACCCACTTTTCCAATGTGTGTAGTTGAAGTTAAACCTATTGGTGTTTTCCATATGGCAGATGAGAAGGGACCAGATGAAAAAGTAATTTGCGTACCTGTTTCTGACCCAATCTGGAGTCGTTTAAACGATTTAAGCGATATGAACCAGCACACCTTAAAAGAAATTGAACACTTTTTTCAAGTGTATAAAGATCTTGAAAAAAAACGTGTAGATGTTGGTGGTTGGGGTGACGCCGCTGAAGCTATTGAAATATACAACCTATGCGTAAAGCGTTATAAGGAAACGCCAGAGGTACAGGGGCATTTCAGTATATAA
- a CDS encoding helix-turn-helix transcriptional regulator yields MSDAPLNRFDRIVAILIQLQSKKIVKAQELADRFDVSLRTIYRDVRSLETSGVPIISEAGVGYSIMDGYRLPPVMFTREEASSFVAAEKLMQKFTDKSFGAYYESAMFKVKSVLRGKEKDWIDALQAQIIINPTETLFNENIPNALEILFESIAEKKQVFVKYQSMASEKPSERHLEPVSIFHENNYWYILAYCHFRNDYRQFRTDRLLQIQRTVLPFKLEHGTLDDFRQKESDAHKTKVRILVDKSIVRYIKSERNHYGFVSEEIKNEGVEMTFFTQSVEHGFARWYLMFGDYAQILEPESLKQRLLEIVENTKARLQE; encoded by the coding sequence ATGAGCGATGCCCCCCTAAACCGTTTTGATAGAATCGTTGCGATTCTTATACAGCTTCAGTCCAAAAAGATTGTAAAGGCACAAGAATTGGCTGATAGGTTTGATGTTAGCTTGCGCACTATATATCGCGACGTTCGCTCTTTGGAAACATCTGGTGTGCCCATTATTAGTGAGGCCGGCGTGGGCTATTCCATTATGGATGGCTACCGTTTGCCGCCCGTAATGTTTACCCGCGAAGAGGCTAGCAGCTTTGTGGCAGCGGAAAAACTGATGCAGAAATTCACTGATAAATCTTTTGGTGCTTATTATGAATCTGCGATGTTTAAAGTGAAATCGGTTTTACGCGGAAAGGAAAAGGATTGGATTGATGCGCTTCAGGCGCAAATAATTATAAATCCTACGGAAACGCTTTTTAATGAAAACATTCCGAATGCCTTGGAAATTCTTTTTGAAAGCATAGCGGAAAAGAAACAGGTTTTTGTGAAATATCAATCTATGGCTTCCGAAAAACCTTCGGAAAGACATTTGGAACCCGTTAGCATTTTTCACGAAAACAATTATTGGTATATTCTGGCCTATTGCCATTTTAGAAATGATTACCGGCAGTTTAGGACGGATAGATTGCTTCAAATTCAACGGACGGTGCTTCCTTTTAAATTGGAGCACGGTACTTTAGATGATTTTCGCCAAAAGGAAAGTGACGCACATAAAACAAAGGTTAGGATCCTTGTAGATAAAAGTATTGTTCGATACATTAAAAGCGAGCGAAATCACTATGGTTTTGTTTCCGAAGAAATTAAGAACGAAGGTGTTGAAATGACTTTTTTCACCCAAAGCGTAGAGCACGGTTTTGCGCGCTGGTATTTAATGTTTGGTGATTATGCCCAAATATTGGAACCTGAAAGTTTGAAACAGCGTCTTCTGGAAATTGTTGAAAACACGAAAGCCCGACTTCAAGAATAG
- a CDS encoding deoxynucleoside kinase: MHVAIAGNIGSGKTTLTRLLAKHYKWQAHYEDVEDNPYLDDFYNQMERWSFNLQIYFLNSRFRQILEIREKGKNVIQDRTIYEDAYIFAPNLHAMGLMTNRDFENYRSLFDLMESVTEGPDLLIYLRSSIPNLVNQIHKRGRDYENSISIDYLSRLNERYEAWIHNYDKGNLIIFDVDNINFVDDPEHLGQVINKIDAELHGLF; encoded by the coding sequence ATGCACGTTGCAATTGCAGGAAATATAGGTTCCGGAAAAACCACACTTACCCGTTTATTGGCAAAACATTACAAATGGCAGGCCCATTATGAAGATGTGGAAGACAACCCCTATTTGGACGATTTTTACAACCAAATGGAGCGGTGGTCATTCAACCTGCAAATCTACTTTTTGAACAGCCGCTTTCGTCAAATTCTCGAAATTCGTGAAAAAGGTAAGAACGTAATTCAAGATCGCACTATTTACGAAGATGCCTATATTTTTGCTCCAAACCTACACGCCATGGGCTTGATGACCAATCGCGATTTTGAAAACTATCGTTCGCTTTTCGATTTAATGGAAAGTGTTACGGAAGGGCCAGACCTCCTTATCTATTTACGCAGCAGCATTCCGAATTTGGTAAATCAAATACACAAGCGTGGGCGCGATTATGAGAATTCTATTAGCATTGACTATTTAAGTCGCTTGAACGAACGTTACGAAGCGTGGATTCATAATTATGACAAAGGAAACCTTATTATTTTTGATGTGGATAACATAAATTTTGTGGACGACCCCGAGCATTTAGGCCAGGTAATCAACAAGATAGATGCGGAACTTCACGGGCTGTTTTAA
- a CDS encoding sodium-translocating pyrophosphatase produces MEQNIIFIPIALAVLGLLFMLVKMSWVKKQPAGSDRMQFISKSIKEGALAFLNAEYRLLVVFAVIAAVLLFVVSQLVPSTSWMIVPAFICGAIFSALAGNIGMRIATDANARTAEAAKTSLPQALKVSFGGGTVMGLGVAGLAVLGLSLFFLFFIGQFIGTDPLNFYDEMTIVLEALAGFSLGAESIALFARVGGGIYTKAADVGADLVGKVEAGIPEDDPRNPATIADNVGDNVGDVAGMGADLFGSYVATVLAAMVLGNYVIRDMSLDMPFTDGFNNMGPILLPIVIAGVGILASIIGTFFVSIKNNEAKESQVQKALDTGNWAAIILTLIASWFLIDWMLPETMNMKFFGEGYKTIASINVFWAACIGLAVGALISFVTAYYTSLGKKPVLDIVKNSSTGAATNIIAGLAVGMKSTFASVILFAAAIYGSYELAGFYGVALAASAMMATTAMQLAIDAFGPIADNAGGVAEMSELDPQVRERTDVLDSVGNTTAAVGKGFAIASAALTALALFAAYVTFTGIDGINIFRADVLAMLFVGGMIPVVFSAMAMKSVGKAAMEMVQEVRRQFREIPGIMEGTGTPEYAKCVDISTKAALKEMLLPGLLTIITPVIIGLVFGAEPLGGYMAGVCVSGVMWAIFQNNAGGAWDNAKKSFEAGVMINGEMTYKGSDAHKAAVTGDTVGDPFKDTSGPSMNILIKLTCLVGLVIAPILGNHGNVEMATETSAEEVYFIDAEGNKTILTEKQVEYLENGESSTIEGGENLKNKTETVVEMLKNDNNDQVTANVTIIRTVDGVETTETKTFTGTEEEVRAQLKDVEGMKIKIKDKE; encoded by the coding sequence ATGGAACAGAACATTATATTTATTCCTATTGCACTTGCCGTACTAGGCCTTTTGTTTATGCTCGTTAAAATGAGTTGGGTGAAAAAGCAACCCGCTGGTAGCGACCGTATGCAGTTCATTTCAAAAAGTATCAAAGAAGGCGCCTTGGCATTTCTAAATGCAGAATATCGTCTGCTAGTTGTATTTGCAGTGATTGCCGCAGTACTATTGTTTGTGGTTTCCCAATTAGTCCCATCCACCAGTTGGATGATTGTGCCCGCCTTTATATGTGGTGCTATCTTTTCTGCATTGGCCGGAAATATCGGAATGCGTATTGCAACAGATGCAAACGCACGTACAGCTGAAGCTGCAAAAACCAGCCTTCCGCAAGCCCTTAAAGTTTCCTTTGGCGGTGGTACCGTTATGGGTCTTGGTGTTGCAGGTCTTGCAGTATTGGGATTGAGCTTGTTTTTCCTATTCTTTATCGGCCAATTTATTGGTACCGATCCTTTGAATTTTTATGATGAAATGACCATCGTTCTTGAAGCCCTTGCCGGTTTCTCCCTAGGAGCGGAGAGTATTGCCCTGTTTGCCCGTGTGGGTGGGGGTATTTACACAAAAGCTGCCGACGTGGGTGCTGACCTTGTAGGTAAGGTGGAAGCTGGGATTCCTGAGGATGATCCTCGTAACCCTGCAACCATTGCCGATAACGTAGGTGATAACGTAGGGGACGTAGCCGGTATGGGCGCTGACCTTTTCGGAAGTTATGTAGCTACTGTGCTTGCCGCAATGGTGTTGGGTAATTACGTAATTCGCGATATGTCTTTGGATATGCCGTTTACAGATGGTTTTAACAATATGGGGCCTATCCTTTTGCCTATTGTAATTGCAGGTGTAGGTATTCTTGCCTCAATAATAGGTACGTTTTTCGTGAGTATTAAAAACAACGAAGCAAAAGAATCCCAAGTTCAAAAGGCTTTGGATACTGGTAACTGGGCAGCGATTATCTTAACGCTTATCGCTAGCTGGTTCTTAATAGACTGGATGCTTCCAGAAACTATGAATATGAAATTTTTCGGCGAAGGCTATAAAACCATCGCTTCCATTAATGTGTTCTGGGCTGCCTGTATCGGTCTAGCTGTTGGGGCACTTATTTCTTTCGTAACTGCATACTATACAAGTCTTGGTAAAAAACCAGTACTCGATATCGTAAAGAATTCTTCTACTGGAGCAGCTACCAATATTATTGCTGGTCTTGCAGTAGGAATGAAATCTACCTTTGCTTCTGTAATTCTTTTTGCAGCTGCAATTTACGGTTCGTACGAACTTGCAGGTTTCTACGGGGTTGCCTTGGCCGCTTCAGCAATGATGGCTACCACGGCTATGCAGCTTGCTATTGATGCTTTCGGACCTATAGCAGATAATGCAGGTGGGGTTGCTGAAATGAGCGAACTGGATCCACAAGTACGTGAGCGTACCGATGTATTGGATTCCGTTGGAAATACTACTGCAGCCGTTGGTAAAGGTTTCGCAATCGCTTCTGCTGCATTGACAGCTTTGGCTCTGTTTGCCGCATATGTAACCTTTACGGGTATTGACGGTATAAACATTTTCCGTGCAGATGTACTTGCAATGTTGTTTGTGGGTGGGATGATTCCGGTGGTATTCTCTGCAATGGCAATGAAATCTGTGGGTAAGGCCGCTATGGAAATGGTTCAGGAAGTACGTCGCCAGTTCCGTGAAATTCCAGGTATTATGGAAGGTACCGGAACCCCGGAATATGCAAAATGTGTTGATATTTCTACAAAAGCTGCTTTGAAGGAAATGCTCCTTCCAGGTTTGCTTACTATTATTACTCCAGTTATTATCGGTCTTGTATTTGGTGCCGAGCCGCTTGGAGGATATATGGCCGGAGTTTGTGTGAGTGGCGTAATGTGGGCTATTTTCCAAAATAATGCCGGCGGTGCTTGGGACAACGCTAAGAAGTCTTTTGAAGCAGGTGTAATGATTAATGGTGAAATGACCTATAAAGGAAGTGATGCTCACAAAGCTGCTGTAACTGGTGATACTGTGGGAGATCCGTTTAAGGATACTTCTGGACCTTCAATGAATATATTGATTAAGCTTACCTGTTTGGTTGGTTTGGTAATTGCTCCAATCCTCGGAAACCACGGTAATGTGGAAATGGCTACTGAAACCTCTGCTGAAGAAGTATATTTTATTGATGCCGAAGGAAATAAAACCATTCTTACCGAAAAGCAGGTTGAATACCTTGAAAATGGTGAAAGTAGCACTATTGAAGGTGGAGAAAACCTAAAAAACAAAACTGAAACTGTTGTTGAAATGTTAAAGAACGATAACAACGATCAAGTAACTGCCAACGTAACCATCATAAGAACAGTTGACGGTGTTGAAACTACCGAAACTAAAACTTTCACTGGTACCGAAGAAGAAGTTCGTGCCCAATTGAAAGATGTAGAGGGGATGAAAATCAAAATAAAGGATAAAGAATAA
- a CDS encoding DinB family protein, giving the protein MNATANKTAQVISSEELLKHLQGHRNLTRRTIEAFPEKEFFSHSIGGMRTFAEMTMELLGIAGPGIQEIVSGKSAPLEEHVEHGNSKEKILQLWDGATEQINTLWPQITTERFQENILLFEMYEGTVISSIFYFIDNEIHHRGQGFVYLRSLGIEPPAFYER; this is encoded by the coding sequence ATGAATGCAACAGCAAACAAAACCGCGCAGGTAATTTCTTCGGAAGAGTTACTTAAACATTTACAAGGCCACAGAAACTTAACAAGAAGAACTATTGAAGCCTTTCCCGAAAAGGAATTTTTCAGTCATTCAATTGGCGGGATGCGTACTTTTGCCGAAATGACAATGGAACTTTTGGGAATCGCAGGACCGGGAATACAGGAAATAGTATCGGGAAAATCAGCGCCTCTGGAGGAACACGTGGAACACGGAAACAGCAAAGAAAAAATACTTCAGCTTTGGGACGGGGCTACAGAACAGATCAACACACTGTGGCCACAGATCACGACAGAACGTTTTCAGGAAAACATTTTGCTTTTTGAAATGTATGAAGGCACGGTTATCTCTTCCATCTTTTACTTTATCGACAATGAGATCCACCACCGTGGGCAAGGCTTTGTTTATTTGCGTTCATTGGGCATTGAACCACCCGCTTTTTATGAAAGATAA
- a CDS encoding MgtC/SapB family protein, producing MNYHDIVTLAIAFGLGMLVGLQRQKSDHEMAGVRTFTLISVMGVISAFLARDFDNPYLLPVLGMCITALLVTANVIKLNKLNDTDVGQTTEVAALLMFAVGAYLVMGDRIVAVIVGGSMAILLYVKERLHNFIENLKEKDLAAIMTFAGISLVILPLLPNKTYGPFDVLNPQNIWLMVTLIVGISVVGYFIYKFVGKKVGIISNGILGGLISSTATTVSYARKTKDAEAINKMAAFVITAASAVALIRVLVEVGVVIPEKLPEIVLPLITVFVLMALLCVGLFYIISKNGGNEKMPEPKNPAQFKSALIFGLLYGGILLAVAFTKEEFGNEALYVVAIISGLTDVDAITLSLSQLMKGGGLNTSTGWRLILLATLSNLLFKGIMAAVLGTRQLAKWIGISFGITITFGLLLMWLWPEAWHL from the coding sequence ATGAATTATCACGACATTGTTACTTTGGCTATTGCCTTTGGGCTGGGAATGCTCGTAGGGCTCCAGAGGCAGAAAAGCGACCACGAAATGGCCGGTGTGCGTACCTTTACCCTCATCTCGGTTATGGGGGTTATTTCGGCTTTTTTGGCCCGTGACTTTGATAATCCCTATCTACTTCCCGTTCTAGGAATGTGTATAACTGCCCTGTTAGTTACTGCGAATGTCATAAAACTCAACAAATTGAACGATACCGATGTCGGTCAAACCACTGAGGTAGCCGCCTTGCTTATGTTTGCCGTGGGCGCTTATTTGGTTATGGGTGATAGGATTGTGGCAGTTATAGTGGGAGGGTCTATGGCCATTCTGCTATACGTAAAGGAACGTCTCCACAATTTTATTGAAAACCTCAAGGAAAAAGACCTAGCTGCCATTATGACCTTTGCGGGGATTTCCTTGGTAATTCTACCGCTCTTGCCCAATAAAACCTATGGACCCTTCGATGTGTTGAATCCACAAAATATTTGGCTAATGGTAACATTGATTGTAGGCATAAGCGTTGTGGGTTATTTCATATATAAATTTGTTGGCAAGAAGGTGGGTATTATTTCTAACGGAATTTTGGGTGGTCTTATTAGCAGCACTGCTACTACCGTAAGCTATGCCCGAAAAACCAAGGATGCGGAAGCTATTAATAAAATGGCGGCATTTGTTATTACCGCTGCCTCTGCGGTTGCCTTGATAAGGGTTTTGGTTGAGGTAGGCGTGGTAATTCCAGAAAAATTGCCAGAAATAGTATTACCGCTTATAACGGTCTTTGTACTTATGGCGCTGCTGTGTGTTGGCTTGTTTTATATTATATCCAAAAATGGCGGGAACGAAAAAATGCCCGAACCCAAAAATCCGGCGCAATTCAAAAGTGCCTTGATCTTTGGACTTTTATATGGCGGTATTTTATTGGCAGTGGCTTTTACGAAGGAGGAATTTGGAAATGAGGCACTATATGTAGTCGCAATTATCAGCGGGCTAACCGATGTGGACGCCATTACACTTTCCCTTTCACAATTGATGAAAGGTGGTGGGCTTAATACTTCCACTGGTTGGCGTCTTATTTTACTTGCTACACTTTCCAATCTACTCTTTAAAGGAATTATGGCAGCCGTTCTTGGCACGCGTCAATTAGCCAAGTGGATTGGTATTTCTTTCGGGATAACCATCACGTTTGGATTATTGTTAATGTGGCTTTGGCCAGAAGCTTGGCACCTATAA
- a CDS encoding App1 family protein → MFKKDPIQIVTFHSYGTASHLYIKGRAIQDEGIDLSKTGFFNLLWNSWKRFETDKVKNAKLILSLADGRTLETVTDSQGYFLIDATIKNLLPLTDAEGWLHYSISFAEEIKGRKIQQNNSFKGEILIPSQEAKFGVISDIDDTILHTGLTSFFKWAVVKNTFFKRAEKRIPLEGAAAFYHQLHDGKSGSECNPVFYVSHSPWNLYRYLEVFLQKNNFPKGPILLRDFVNPFAKKYKPEKPQKQKEIINILKTYPKLPFVLIGDSGEHDPDIYIEIAEAHPERILAIYLRNVNHKKKMLRVKGLFEKYETVPVLLVENSKAAIAHAREFGFIQ, encoded by the coding sequence ATGTTCAAAAAAGACCCGATTCAAATTGTTACCTTTCACAGTTACGGCACTGCGAGCCATCTGTATATAAAAGGCAGGGCAATACAGGATGAAGGTATCGATCTTTCCAAGACTGGCTTTTTCAATCTGCTTTGGAACAGTTGGAAACGTTTTGAAACCGATAAGGTAAAAAATGCCAAACTCATCCTTTCACTCGCAGATGGAAGGACACTGGAAACAGTTACAGATTCCCAGGGGTATTTTTTAATTGATGCAACTATTAAAAACTTACTTCCTTTAACGGATGCCGAAGGTTGGCTTCATTACTCTATTTCATTCGCAGAAGAAATTAAGGGAAGAAAAATTCAACAGAATAATAGTTTTAAAGGTGAAATCTTAATCCCTTCCCAAGAAGCAAAATTTGGTGTTATCAGTGATATTGACGATACCATTCTCCACACGGGGCTCACTTCATTTTTTAAATGGGCGGTGGTTAAAAACACTTTTTTTAAAAGAGCCGAAAAGCGAATTCCCTTGGAAGGGGCAGCAGCATTTTACCATCAATTACACGATGGAAAATCGGGAAGCGAGTGCAATCCGGTTTTCTATGTAAGCCACAGCCCGTGGAATCTGTACCGTTATTTGGAAGTATTTCTTCAGAAGAACAATTTTCCGAAAGGCCCCATTTTGCTCCGTGATTTTGTAAATCCCTTTGCCAAAAAGTACAAACCGGAAAAGCCGCAAAAACAAAAGGAAATTATAAACATCCTTAAAACGTATCCCAAATTGCCATTTGTATTGATAGGTGACAGCGGCGAACACGACCCTGATATTTATATTGAAATTGCCGAAGCGCATCCAGAACGTATTCTGGCCATTTATTTGCGAAACGTTAATCACAAAAAGAAAATGCTTCGCGTAAAGGGTCTTTTTGAAAAGTATGAAACCGTGCCCGTACTATTGGTTGAAAACAGCAAAGCAGCCATTGCGCATGCTAGAGAATTTGGTTTTATTCAGTAA